The Phyllopteryx taeniolatus isolate TA_2022b chromosome 17, UOR_Ptae_1.2, whole genome shotgun sequence genome window below encodes:
- the chm gene encoding rab proteins geranylgeranyltransferase component A 1, translating into MAAEDLPSEFDVVIVGTGLTESVVAAACSRAGQKVLHLDTRSYYASKWASFTFNALLTWIKEHQEQSDSNEVHDWSGLLREGEEPICLLNADSASIRNLQVFCSTSEEEEEDEEEEEEVHCCVEEEESCAESKEQTADERQSEKKEESCAESTEQTAHEQQMEKEEESCAESTEQLVDMQHNKEEEEEEGAHAEKEEPAPPRRQETANQSEPSRKKLTYAHLLKEGRRFNIDLISKLMYARGSLVELLIKSNVSRYAEFKNVTRILTYRHGNVEQVPCSRADVFASRQLTMVEKRKLMRFLASCLEEREDELEVYSGRPYLEFLRDQQLGDNLEHFLLYSIAMATEHTHTPAGLASTRHFLRCLGRYGNTPFLFPVYGLGEIPQCFCRMCAVFGGVYCLRHPISCLLLDKSANRCTTLIDGHGQRITCSHFVLEDNYLPVHLKNQATPTRSISRGVLITDRSILPGDKDQVSLVTIPPAEAGLPAVRMVELSPSTMTCAPGTYLVHLTCQSLLGSAYDDLSPVVTRMFNATQPHDQGRRPGVLWSFYFNMDVAAATTEADGDRLPSNVYVCSGPDSELGHEHAIKQAESIFHKIVPDQDFCPPAPNPEDILYDAEDTPYDAGERDEDEEATQG; encoded by the exons ATGGCTGCCGAGGATCTTCCGTCCGAGTTCGACGTCGTCATTGTGGGCACAG GTCTGACGGAGTCGGTGGTGGCGGCAGCTTGTTCTCGAGCGGGACAAAAAGTTCTTCACCTGGACAC GAGGAGTTACTACGCATCCAAGTGGGCCAGCTTCACTTTTAACGCTTTGCTGACGTGGATCAAGGAACATCAG GAGCAGTCGGACAGCAATGAGGTCCACGATTGGTCCGGTCTGTTGCGGGAAGGGGAGGAGCCAATCTGTCTGTTAAATGCAGACTCCGCCTCCATCAGGAATTTGCAGGTGTTCTGTTCTACCAG tgaggaggaggaggaggatgaagaagaagaggaggaggttcaCTGCtgcgtagaagaagaagaatcatgtGCAG AGTCCAAGGAGCAAACAGCTGACGAGCGGCAAagtgaaaagaaagaagaatcATGTGCAG AGTCAACGGAGCAAACAGCTCACGAGCAGCAAatggaaaaagaagaggaatCATGTGCAG AGTCAACGGAGCAATTAGTTGACATGCAGCAtaacaaagaggaggaggaggaggag ggcgcacACGCAGAAAAGGAGGAGCCGGCTCCGCCACGCCGCCAGGAGACGGCCAACCAATCAGAGCCCAGCAGGAAGAAGCTAACCTATGCTCACCTGCTCAAAGAAGGACGCAGGTTCAACATAGATCTCATCTCCAAG TTGATGTACGCTCGCGGTTCATTGGTGGAGCTGCTCATCAAATCCAACGTCAGTCGCTATGCCGAGTTCAAAAATGTCACCAGGATCCTCACCTATCGCCACGGCAACGTGGAGCAG GTGCCGTGCAGCCGGGCCGACGTGTTCGCCAGCCGCCAGCTGACGATGGTGGAAAAGAGGAAGTTGATGCGTTTCTTGGCTTCCTGTCTGGAGGAGAGGGAGGACGAGCTCGAGG TTTACAGCGGGCGACCGTATTTGGAGTTCCTGCGTGACCAGCAGCTGGGCGACAACCTGGAGCACTTCCTGCTGTACTCCATCGCCATGGCGACGGAGCACACGCACACCCCTGCCGGCCTGGCCTCCACGCGTCACTTCCTGCGTTGCCTGGGTCGCTACGGCAACACGCCCTTCCTGTTCCCCGTGTACGGCCTGGGCGAGATCCCGCAGTGCTTCTGCCG GATGTGCGCCGTCTTTGGGGGCGTGTACTGCCTGAGGCATCCAATCAGCTGCCTTCTGCTAGACAAGAGCGCCAACAG ATGCACCACGCTGATTGACGGCCACGGGCAGCGAATCACATGCAGCCATTTTGTGCTGGAAGACAACTACCTGCCCGTACACCTGAAGAACCAGGCCACCCCCACCAG GTCTATCTCCAGAGGCGTTCTCATCACGGACCGCTCTATCCTGCCCGGCGACAAGGATCAG GTCTCCTTGGTAACCATCCCTCCGGCGGAGGCGGGACTTCCCGCTGTGAGGATGGTAGAGCTGTCGCCGTCCACCATGACGTGCGCCCCGGGAACAT ATTTGGTCCAcctcacctgtcaatcactaCTGGGCTCCGCCTACGACGACCTGTCACccgtggtgaccaggatgtttAACGCCACGCAGCCACATGACCAAG GTCGGCGTCCCGGCGTCCTGTGGAGTTTCTACTTCAACATGGACGTCGCCGCCGCCACCACAGAAGCGGACGGCGACCGCTTGCCATCGAACGTGTACGTGTGCTCG